The following coding sequences lie in one Cytophagia bacterium CHB2 genomic window:
- a CDS encoding DUF1992 domain-containing protein has product MNAFEKIALEKIREAIANGEFDNLPGKGKPLMLDDEPDVPRHLRMSFKILKNANILPEEVQLRKDIHLLQQQLAAAQDELEQRHLRRQIRDCETRFNILMERHRRQLTQ; this is encoded by the coding sequence ATGAATGCTTTCGAAAAAATCGCGCTGGAAAAAATCCGCGAGGCGATTGCGAACGGAGAATTCGATAACCTTCCCGGCAAGGGCAAGCCGCTGATGCTGGACGATGAGCCGGACGTTCCACGGCATCTGCGCATGAGTTTCAAAATTTTGAAGAATGCCAATATTTTACCGGAAGAAGTGCAACTTCGAAAAGACATTCACCTTTTACAACAACAGCTTGCCGCCGCGCAGGATGAATTAGAGCAACGCCATCTTCGCCGCCAAATCCGCGATTGTGAAACACGTTTTAATATATTGATGGAACGCCATCGCCGGCAGCTAACCCAATAA
- a CDS encoding GAF domain-containing protein: MFQYQGQIPAHVEEFRLDFPSCVVYFADRAGEFGTHIYTTFDIRPSIRMRRILKNTIISVPFLTFIGVTLIDTAWFMIERIPEIVRLLRDGVLLAAIVLLLPLRHQIKLFTERRIFHTLRYIFFTVLACLLVLIVVDQYLIASPGDHLRPSRLFVSPRFFLIGTVASFVLILLHLLLSGLIANLIFYKSKSSTPRNFRLLVFAILLVAATSSARGRVNFFFSFEENWLGEIPFVLLLLLIAVNSFRHRWIDFLNRRQKWVVFLISGLACGMGVMLTQRVIDSFVADHSVAYAAVCGAIALCFSVYAGFTAVALLLHLPTAGSFDEKINAIKTLQEVSQSISHFMEREQLMAMITQRALQVTKSDFAWLELLEGENNDLMLSSAVNLSEDEKQRMPLHRAAGISGWVIQNQKSLLINDVTEDARALQVQPWKKDIGAILAVPLISRSKILGVLFSAKQDYFGYDQFDQDMLQSFADQAAIAFHNAHLLEESIEKERLAQELRVAHKAQEKLLPKVMPEIAGLDVAGVSVAAKEVGGDYYDVFAIGNKLVVVVGDVSGKGAAAAFYMAQVKGVIEAIGRLYESPRDVLIQANRILCRSLEKNLFITLLYAIFDPGTMTMTFSRAGHNPLLCSPKEGEVSFLQPYGMAIGLENGAVFESALEQLTLPLAPGDFFVFYTDGVVEARNMQEEEYQERSLLALVQQRDYKTASALKDRILLSVYDHVGLANPHDDFTVVVVGVTEQQRHKTRAAERAFGAVQEMAELS; this comes from the coding sequence ATGTTTCAGTATCAAGGCCAAATTCCAGCGCATGTAGAAGAGTTCAGGCTTGACTTTCCTTCATGTGTTGTCTACTTTGCTGATCGCGCTGGAGAATTCGGCACACATATATACACGACATTTGATATACGACCAAGCATCCGCATGCGCCGCATTTTAAAAAACACCATCATCTCCGTTCCGTTCTTGACGTTTATTGGCGTGACGCTCATCGACACCGCCTGGTTTATGATCGAGCGCATTCCCGAAATCGTGCGGCTGCTGCGCGACGGAGTTTTGCTTGCTGCGATCGTATTGTTGCTGCCGTTACGCCATCAAATTAAGCTGTTCACGGAACGCCGCATTTTTCACACGTTGCGCTACATTTTTTTTACGGTGCTGGCTTGTTTATTGGTGTTGATCGTTGTCGATCAGTACTTGATCGCGTCGCCGGGCGATCATTTGCGGCCCTCGCGCCTGTTCGTTTCCCCGCGCTTTTTTTTGATCGGCACCGTTGCTTCCTTTGTGCTGATTCTGCTGCATCTCCTGCTCTCCGGTTTGATCGCCAATCTCATTTTCTACAAGAGCAAAAGCTCGACGCCGCGCAATTTTCGCCTGCTGGTGTTTGCGATTTTGCTGGTTGCGGCCACCTCTTCGGCGCGCGGGCGGGTGAATTTCTTTTTTTCATTCGAAGAAAATTGGCTGGGCGAAATTCCATTTGTCTTGTTGCTCTTGTTGATCGCGGTCAACTCCTTTCGCCATCGCTGGATCGATTTTCTCAACCGCCGGCAAAAGTGGGTGGTATTTCTGATTTCCGGGCTTGCCTGCGGCATGGGCGTCATGCTCACGCAGCGGGTGATCGACAGCTTCGTGGCCGACCATAGCGTCGCCTATGCGGCGGTGTGCGGCGCGATCGCGCTTTGCTTCAGTGTTTATGCGGGTTTCACCGCGGTTGCTTTGCTGCTGCACCTGCCCACCGCCGGCAGTTTTGATGAAAAAATCAATGCCATCAAAACGCTGCAGGAGGTGAGCCAATCCATCAGCCATTTTATGGAACGCGAGCAGTTGATGGCGATGATCACGCAACGTGCGCTGCAAGTCACCAAATCTGATTTTGCCTGGCTGGAATTGCTGGAAGGCGAGAATAACGATTTGATGCTCAGTTCGGCGGTCAATCTTTCGGAAGATGAGAAACAGCGCATGCCGTTGCATCGTGCCGCCGGCATCAGCGGCTGGGTAATCCAAAATCAAAAGAGCCTGTTGATCAACGATGTTACCGAGGACGCCCGCGCCCTCCAGGTGCAGCCGTGGAAAAAAGACATCGGCGCAATTCTCGCCGTGCCATTGATCTCGCGCAGCAAGATTTTGGGCGTCCTGTTCTCGGCAAAGCAGGATTATTTTGGCTACGATCAATTCGATCAGGACATGCTGCAATCGTTTGCCGATCAAGCTGCGATTGCTTTTCACAATGCGCATTTGTTGGAAGAGTCGATTGAAAAAGAGCGGCTGGCGCAAGAACTGCGCGTGGCGCACAAGGCGCAAGAAAAGCTGCTGCCGAAAGTCATGCCGGAGATTGCCGGACTTGATGTGGCCGGCGTGAGCGTGGCGGCAAAAGAAGTGGGCGGCGATTACTATGACGTGTTTGCGATCGGGAATAAACTCGTTGTTGTGGTGGGAGATGTTTCCGGCAAGGGCGCGGCCGCAGCATTTTACATGGCGCAGGTGAAGGGCGTTATCGAGGCCATTGGCCGGCTGTATGAATCGCCGCGCGACGTTCTCATTCAAGCCAACCGTATTCTCTGCCGCAGTTTGGAGAAGAATTTATTCATCACGCTTCTCTATGCGATCTTTGACCCTGGCACCATGACGATGACGTTTAGTCGCGCCGGGCACAACCCCCTGTTGTGTTCACCGAAAGAGGGTGAAGTTTCATTCCTGCAACCCTACGGCATGGCCATCGGCTTGGAAAACGGTGCGGTGTTTGAGTCGGCTTTGGAGCAATTAACATTGCCGCTGGCGCCCGGCGATTTTTTTGTGTTTTACACCGACGGCGTAGTGGAGGCGCGCAACATGCAGGAAGAAGAGTATCAGGAACGATCGTTGCTCGCGCTGGTGCAACAACGCGATTACAAAACCGCCAGCGCCTTGAAAGATCGTATTTTATTGAGTGTGTACGATCACGTTGGCCTGGCGAATCCGCATGATGATTTTACCGTCGTGGTGGTGGGAGTCACCGAACAACAACGCCACAAAACTCGTGCAGCCGAGAGGGCGTTTGGCGCAGTGCAAGAAATGGCAGAGCTCTCTTGA
- a CDS encoding bifunctional (p)ppGpp synthetase/guanosine-3',5'-bis(diphosphate) 3'-pyrophosphohydrolase, with protein MTPRVNPQFFEARDWALLDRALETAAVAHRAQTRKATGVPYLVHPYAVGMLLLEARCPTEVVIAGILHDVIEDTPVTLAQLRQQFGDEIAEIVAQCSEPDKSWPWEKRKQHTIDFLPTAPLTVKLVMAADKLHNVRSIVEEYLKIGKAVWERFNRGREQQAWYYRSVANSLIENLPNDFDKSLFVQLREEVEFLFSLE; from the coding sequence ATGACGCCACGGGTCAACCCACAATTTTTCGAGGCGCGCGATTGGGCGCTGCTCGATCGCGCCCTTGAAACAGCCGCCGTCGCGCACCGGGCGCAGACGCGCAAAGCAACAGGCGTTCCCTATCTCGTGCACCCCTATGCGGTCGGCATGTTGTTGCTCGAAGCACGCTGCCCAACGGAAGTTGTTATCGCAGGTATCCTGCACGATGTGATCGAGGATACGCCGGTAACACTCGCCCAATTACGCCAGCAATTCGGCGATGAGATCGCCGAGATCGTCGCGCAATGCTCGGAGCCGGATAAATCCTGGCCCTGGGAAAAACGCAAACAGCACACAATTGATTTCTTGCCCACCGCCCCGCTGACGGTTAAGCTGGTCATGGCAGCTGACAAACTGCATAACGTGCGCAGCATCGTGGAAGAGTATCTCAAAATCGGTAAAGCCGTGTGGGAACGCTTCAACCGCGGGCGCGAGCAACAAGCCTGGTATTACCGCAGCGTGGCCAATAGTTTGATAGAAAACTTGCCGAACGATTTCGACAAATCGCTGTTCGTGCAGCTTCGCGAGGAAGTGGAATTTTTATTTAGTCTCGAATAA
- a CDS encoding NAD(P)/FAD-dependent oxidoreductase, with amino-acid sequence MSEAKVCIIGAGASGIAAAKVLHEKGVPFDCFEKGSSIGGVWRYQNDNGLSSAYASLHINTSKERMAYSDFPLPEDYPDYPHHTHIAKYFDDYVDHFGFRNKITFCAEVTDVAPAPANRWDVTLAGGRKNRYRAVLVANGHHWDPQWAQFPGTFAGVQMHSHHYKTPEVFAGKNVLVIGIGNSGVDIACESARVAAQTFLSTRRSAHIIPKYILGKPVDHYTTPLSSRLPLAIQTLSFKLLLWLARGPQKRFGIREPQHKIHQAHPTISSDLLNLIGHGQIKIKPNVKNLAGEAVEFEDGSREKIDLILYATGYNVTFPFFKPEVLTVPDNELPLYRRVVSLQHPNLFFIGLLQPLGAIMPLAEWQSQWVAGLLAGACKLPDFSTMQREVEREREQMRRRYVTSARHTMQVDYFPYIRQLKRELRRV; translated from the coding sequence ATGAGTGAAGCGAAAGTCTGCATTATCGGCGCCGGCGCTTCCGGCATTGCTGCAGCTAAAGTTCTTCATGAAAAGGGCGTCCCGTTCGACTGTTTTGAGAAAGGTTCGAGCATTGGCGGCGTTTGGCGCTATCAAAATGACAACGGTTTGTCCTCGGCCTATGCTTCGTTGCACATCAATACCTCGAAAGAGCGGATGGCCTACTCCGATTTTCCCCTGCCTGAAGATTATCCTGATTATCCTCATCACACCCATATCGCAAAATATTTTGACGATTACGTCGACCACTTCGGCTTTCGCAACAAAATTACCTTTTGCGCCGAAGTCACGGACGTTGCTCCGGCTCCCGCAAACCGTTGGGACGTAACACTGGCAGGAGGGAGGAAGAACCGTTATCGCGCTGTGCTCGTAGCGAACGGCCATCATTGGGATCCCCAATGGGCGCAATTCCCGGGCACCTTTGCAGGTGTGCAGATGCACTCGCATCATTACAAAACACCTGAGGTGTTTGCCGGGAAGAACGTTTTGGTGATCGGCATTGGCAATTCCGGCGTTGATATTGCTTGTGAAAGCGCACGCGTGGCGGCGCAAACCTTTCTTTCTACACGGCGCAGCGCGCACATCATACCCAAGTACATCCTGGGCAAGCCCGTTGATCACTACACCACGCCGTTGTCGTCGCGTTTGCCGCTGGCGATTCAAACGTTAAGCTTCAAGCTGTTGCTCTGGCTGGCGCGCGGCCCGCAAAAGCGTTTTGGCATCAGGGAGCCGCAGCACAAAATCCATCAAGCGCATCCCACGATTTCCTCGGATCTGTTGAATTTGATCGGGCACGGACAAATCAAGATCAAACCCAATGTCAAAAACCTCGCCGGGGAAGCAGTTGAATTCGAAGACGGCAGCCGGGAAAAGATTGATCTCATTCTCTACGCCACAGGATACAACGTAACGTTTCCGTTTTTTAAGCCGGAGGTTCTAACCGTGCCGGATAATGAGTTGCCGCTTTATCGCCGCGTCGTCTCGTTGCAACACCCCAATCTCTTTTTTATCGGTTTGCTGCAGCCGTTGGGCGCGATTATGCCGCTGGCTGAATGGCAATCACAATGGGTTGCTGGACTGCTCGCCGGCGCATGCAAGCTGCCGGATTTTTCCACGATGCAGCGCGAAGTTGAGCGCGAACGCGAACAAATGCGCCGGCGCTACGTCACGTCTGCGCGACACACCATGCAGGTAGATTATTTTCCATATATTCGGCAACTCAAACGCGAGTTACGGCGGGTGTGA
- a CDS encoding dUTP diphosphatase translates to MNLRLKLKKLHPHAKLPEYKTALAAGMDLCACLEAPKVLGPGESALIPTGIALELPPGYEAQVRPRSGLALKHAITLLNSPGTVDADYRGELSVIMINHHRHEPFTINPHDRIAQLVITAVAHAEIVEVEELNETSRAGGGFGSTGRR, encoded by the coding sequence GTGAATCTTCGACTCAAACTCAAAAAACTTCACCCGCATGCAAAGTTACCAGAATATAAAACTGCTCTTGCCGCCGGCATGGATTTATGCGCGTGCCTGGAAGCGCCCAAAGTTTTGGGGCCGGGAGAGTCCGCTTTAATTCCAACCGGTATTGCCCTCGAGTTGCCGCCCGGTTATGAAGCGCAAGTGCGGCCGCGCAGCGGCCTGGCGCTCAAGCATGCCATCACGCTGTTGAATTCACCGGGCACGGTTGACGCTGATTATCGCGGCGAGTTGAGTGTGATCATGATCAATCATCATCGCCATGAACCTTTTACCATCAATCCGCACGATCGCATCGCGCAACTGGTGATCACCGCAGTCGCGCATGCCGAAATCGTCGAAGTCGAAGAACTTAATGAAACCTCACGCGCCGGCGGAGGCTTTGGCAGCACCGGGCGAAGATGA
- a CDS encoding CoA-binding protein has product MSKSLDKIFRPTSVAVIGASTRPGSIGRALFDKLLRADFNGPVYPIHPQAEFVGAVKAYRSILETPGPVDLAVIVVPRPQVLEAALACAQKGVKGLIVITAGFKEVGEEGAQQERQLVEITRTHGMRMIGPNCMGVICTDPAVRLDATFAGSYPMRGEVAFASQSGALGVTILDYAASLNLGVSMFASIGNKAEVSGNDLLEYWKDDDSVNVILMYLESFGNPQKFVQLAREVTQTKPIIVVKAGRSEGGARAVSSHTGAVAGSDEAFDALFAQCRVLRANSIEEMFDFAMGLANQPLPRGNRVAVITNAGGPAIMATDACENLGLSLAQLSDETQQRLRERLLPEASVRNPVDLLPAATADEFQFALQQTLRDAAVDAAIVIFVPPLATGVVEVTRAISAVAADFDKPVMGCLMGMRGIATGFAELQRHRIPAFPFPESAARSLAAMVRYAKWRQTPRTLPARFDVDQKRVRELLAQALAGGQQFLSDAAAFAVLEAYGIPAVSHRLCRDWSEVQTCAVALGFPVVLKISSAALLHKTEAQGVRLNLRNRDELASAYLDLETRLRALQIPISQTQFMLQKMISGGRETLIGIHAVPQFGSVVAFGLGGIYVEALKDVALRVVPLCWEDAEMLVQSLRGQAILHGVRGEAPVAFEKLYEILLRVSQLAQDFPEIIEMDMNPFLLFHEPGKCMAVDVRMRIKSAEMVEHSLKQID; this is encoded by the coding sequence ATGTCGAAATCACTTGATAAGATTTTTCGGCCCACCTCCGTTGCTGTGATTGGCGCCTCGACCCGGCCGGGTTCGATTGGCCGCGCGCTGTTTGATAAACTGCTGCGTGCCGATTTCAACGGCCCGGTATATCCGATTCACCCGCAGGCGGAATTTGTCGGAGCGGTGAAAGCTTATCGCTCGATTTTGGAAACGCCCGGGCCTGTGGATTTGGCGGTTATCGTTGTGCCGCGGCCGCAAGTTTTGGAAGCGGCGCTTGCTTGTGCGCAAAAAGGCGTGAAAGGTTTGATCGTCATCACCGCAGGCTTCAAAGAAGTTGGAGAAGAGGGCGCACAGCAAGAACGGCAGTTGGTGGAAATCACACGCACGCACGGCATGCGCATGATCGGCCCGAATTGCATGGGCGTGATCTGTACCGATCCCGCGGTTCGCCTGGATGCCACTTTTGCCGGCTCATATCCCATGCGCGGAGAAGTGGCCTTTGCTTCGCAAAGCGGCGCGTTGGGCGTGACCATTCTCGACTATGCCGCCAGTTTAAATTTGGGTGTATCGATGTTTGCTTCGATTGGCAACAAAGCGGAGGTAAGCGGCAACGATTTGCTCGAATATTGGAAAGATGATGATTCGGTCAACGTGATTCTGATGTATCTGGAAAGCTTTGGCAATCCCCAAAAGTTTGTGCAGCTCGCGCGCGAGGTCACACAGACAAAACCCATCATCGTCGTCAAAGCCGGACGCTCGGAGGGCGGCGCGCGCGCCGTTAGTTCGCATACCGGCGCGGTCGCCGGTTCTGATGAGGCTTTTGATGCTCTGTTTGCGCAATGCCGCGTGCTGCGCGCCAATAGCATCGAAGAAATGTTCGATTTTGCCATGGGGTTGGCGAATCAACCGTTGCCGCGTGGCAATCGCGTGGCCGTCATCACCAACGCCGGCGGACCGGCAATCATGGCAACAGATGCCTGCGAAAATCTTGGATTATCTCTCGCCCAACTTTCTGACGAAACCCAACAACGTTTACGCGAGCGCCTGCTGCCCGAAGCGAGTGTGCGCAACCCGGTCGATCTGCTGCCGGCAGCCACAGCAGATGAATTCCAATTTGCACTCCAGCAAACATTGCGCGACGCCGCGGTTGATGCGGCGATTGTAATTTTCGTGCCGCCGCTTGCCACTGGCGTCGTGGAAGTGACACGCGCGATTTCTGCGGTCGCGGCAGATTTTGACAAACCGGTAATGGGTTGTTTGATGGGAATGCGCGGCATTGCCACCGGCTTTGCAGAATTGCAGCGCCATCGCATACCGGCCTTTCCTTTTCCGGAGTCCGCTGCGCGCAGCCTGGCGGCGATGGTGCGTTATGCCAAATGGCGGCAAACTCCAAGAACTCTGCCGGCACGCTTCGACGTCGATCAAAAGCGCGTCCGGGAATTGCTGGCGCAAGCGCTTGCCGGCGGGCAACAATTTTTGAGTGATGCCGCTGCATTCGCTGTGCTCGAGGCTTATGGCATTCCGGCGGTTTCACATCGTCTTTGCCGGGATTGGTCCGAAGTTCAAACCTGTGCCGTGGCGTTAGGTTTTCCGGTGGTGTTGAAAATTTCGAGTGCAGCTCTATTGCACAAAACCGAAGCGCAGGGCGTACGCCTGAATTTGCGCAATCGCGACGAGCTGGCTTCCGCTTATCTTGATTTGGAAACGCGGCTGCGCGCCTTGCAGATACCCATCTCACAAACCCAATTCATGCTGCAAAAAATGATCAGCGGCGGGCGGGAAACCTTGATCGGCATTCATGCCGTTCCGCAATTCGGGTCGGTCGTCGCGTTTGGTTTGGGAGGAATTTATGTGGAGGCGTTAAAAGATGTTGCGTTGCGCGTTGTGCCGCTCTGCTGGGAAGACGCGGAGATGCTGGTGCAATCTCTGCGCGGCCAGGCGATTTTGCACGGCGTGCGCGGCGAAGCGCCCGTGGCATTCGAGAAGCTCTATGAGATTTTGTTGCGCGTTTCTCAGCTTGCCCAAGATTTCCCCGAAATTATCGAGATGGATATGAATCCCTTTCTATTGTTTCACGAACCGGGAAAGTGCATGGCTGTCGATGTGCGGATGCGCATAAAATCTGCGGAAATGGTGGAGCACAGCTTAAAACAGATCGACTAA